Proteins encoded within one genomic window of Brassica rapa cultivar Chiifu-401-42 chromosome A09, CAAS_Brap_v3.01, whole genome shotgun sequence:
- the LOC103838833 gene encoding uncharacterized protein LOC103838833 isoform X2, which yields MTEPERLGGISLSFPANEDDSATASSPKTLPRRLRRRLLEPKSPVSAEEIDSKLRDADLRRQHYYESLSTKARPKTRSPRSAPIEELSQRLQSKLNAAQQKRLSILEKDLARLAKLDEARQAAKNGLLRRVEKQRDELETKVEERVQKAEKNRMLLFKAMAQRRAAKRQRAAQSLMQRAIQDNRYKESVRAAIYQKRAAAESKRMGILEAERRRANTRLRQVFGAASSVQSLKEAERRKMKDRLEERLQRAKKLKAQYLRRRRGLDGARQRSETMRKKQAHLVRMFERCWRRFAKYKKSTIVLARAYRDLGIDAKSIESVPFEQLAIQMNSVAVIRTVKELLDRLEIRLTLSQGSTVKNINHLLKHIVPPARRGNSPSSVSQSEQRSPNFKKMGHENLKKIARYPARIFLCAYMIKQHPDAIFRGRGEHEIALVDSATSLIREFELLVKIILDGPGDNVSVLTPGPKKFKSQLEAFDETWCSYLEGFVVWKINDAKLLENELAKTQKPELPEGSKHTSLNQKPLKVSSPTVRAILTETDGGGVGESKASADSLGQSSSSPGSSSSSPSLNSGIEGISPPNVTGLDATLASENEVIVNEIVHENSSTFADSFDAGTGDLNNLQVKVKETMEKAFWDGVMESMKQSQPDFSWVIKLMNEVRDELCEISPKDWRQEIVQTIDTDVLSQLLAAGNVDMGYLGNILEFSLGILLKLSAPANEEEIRSTHHKLMTELGEIVPTEDQSNSSYAVLMVKGLRFVLQQIQILKKEISKSRLKLLEPLLKGPAGLEYLKKSFSSRYGSPDQAASSLPLTKRWLFSVSGEAEKEWDEHKDALSAVTNNNPGSSGLPSTTMRTGGNVPSVSKGNAPSSAFPGIELSECKGETVDLLVRLGLLKMVSEIGGLTLETIPETFQLNLTRLRAIQSQIQKIILVSISVLILQQTLASHKASDVETITWTCINRLYEMLDAKPDAGLSEIMETFSELLDSGDAETKKQVIANMLVKSLQAGDPVFTRVSQTIYLATRAAVMAGNNTKRKQLVETMLRRIGAASLSDKVIEVSDILVLVANVSRSVHGLWYEELLKKPNFN from the exons ATGACAGAACCAGAACGATTAGGAGGAATCTCCCTGAGTTTTCCTGCGAACGAAGATGATTCCGCGACGGCCTCATCTCCAAAGACTCTTCCCCGGAGGCTCCGCCGCCGTCTTCTCGAGCCGAAAAGCCCCGTCTCCGCCGAAGAGATCGATTCCAAACTCAGAGATGCTGATCTCCGTCGTCAG CATTACTATGAATCACTGTCGACCAAGGCACGACCTAAGACTAGAAGCCCGAGATCGGCACCTATTGAGGAGCTTAGCCAACGACTCCAATCAAAGCTTAATGCTGCTCAACAAAAGAG GTTAAGCATTCTGGAGAAGGATTTAGCTCGTTTAGCGAAGCTAGATGAAGCAAGGCAAGCTGCAAAGAACGGGCTTCTGCGAAGAGTTGAGAAGCAGCGTGATGAGTTGGAGACCAAGGTTGAAGAAAGGGTTCAAAAAGCTGAGAAGAACAGGATGCTTCTGTTTAAAGCCATGGCCCAAAGGCGAGCGGCTAAGAGACAGCGTGCTGCACAGAGCTTGATGCAGAGAGCCATTCAGGATAATAGGTACAAGGAGAGTGTGCGTGCGGCTATTTATCAGAAAAGAGCAGCTGCGGAGAGTAAACGGATGGGGATTCTTGAAGCCGAGAGGAGGAGAGCCAACACGAGGTTGAGACAGGTTTTTGGAGCTGCTAGTTCTGTGCAGAGTCTAAAGGAAGCTGAAAGAAGGAAAATGAAGGATCGTTTAGAAGAACGACTTCAAAGG GCCAAGAAGCTGAAAGCACAGTATCTGAGGCGAAGGAGAGGCCTTGACGGTGCACGTCAGAGATCAGAAACAATGCGAAAGAAGCAAGCACACCTTGTGAGGATGTTTGAAAG GTGCTGGAGGAGATTTGCAAAGTACAAGAAATCTACTATTGTCTTGGCTAGAGCCTATCGTGATCTGGGGATTGATGCAAAGTCGATTGAGTCAGTGCCGTTTGAGCAGTTGGCCATTCAGATGAACTCTGTTGCTGTAATTCGAACAGTGAAAGAGCTGCTTGATCGTTTGGAGATCCGACTCACTCTATCTCAGGGATCTACTGTGAAGAATATTAATCATCTTCTTAAGCATATCGTTCCACCAGCTCGAAGAGGAAACTCGCCTAGTTCTGTAAGTCAAAGCGAGCAAAGGTCACCTAATTTCAAGAAGATGGGACATGAAAATCTCAAAAAGATTGCGAGATACCCTGCTAGAATATTTCTTTGTGCCTACATGATCAAACAACATCCAGATGCAATTTTTAGAGGAAGAGGTGAACATGAAATTGCGCTGGTGGATTCTGCAACCTCTCTTATTCGAGAGTTTGAATTGTTAGTGAAGATTATATTGGACGGACCAGGCGACAATGTATCTGTATTAACTCCAGGTCCAAAAAAGTTCAAATCTCAGTTAGAAGCATTTGATGAAACTTGGTGCTCTTACCTGGAAGGATTTGTTGTTTGGAAGATTAACGATGCTAAGCTCTTAGAAAACGAGTTAGCCAAAACTCAAAAGCCAGAGCTCCCTGAGGGGTCCAAACACACTTCTTTAAATCAGAAGCCG CTGAAGGTATCGTCTCCAACTGTTCGGGCCATACTCACCGAAACTGATGGTGGTGGAGTAGGAGAATCTAAAGCATCTGCAGATTCGCTTGGTCAATCTTCATCTTCTCCTGGGTCATCGAGTTCTTCTCCGTCTTTGAACTCTG GAATTGAGGGCATCTCTCCTCCAAATGTGACAGGTTTAGATGCAACGTTGGCTAGTGAGAACGAAGTAATCGTAAATGAAATTGTCCATGAAAATAGCAGTACTTTTGCTGATAGCTTCGATGCTGGCACCGGGGATTTAAACAACCTTCAG GTGAAGGTTAAGGAGACAATGGAAAAGGCCTTCTGGGATGGCGTCATGGAGTCCATGAAACAGTCACAGCCAGATTTCAGCTGGGTTATTAAACTCATGAACGAAGTTAGGGATGAACTCTGTGAGATATCTCCCAAAGATTGGAGACAAGAGATTGTTCAAACTATTGATACAGATGTGCTGTCACAG TTACTGGCTGCGGGAAATGTCGACATGGGTTATCTTGGAAATATTCTAGAGTTCTCCCTTGGCATTTTGCTGAAACTCTCGGCTCCAGCTAACGAAGAGGAAATCAGGAGTACGCACCATAAATTAATGACAGAACTTGGAGAGATAGTTCCAACTGAAGACCAGTCCAATTCGTCATATGCAGTTTTAATGGTCAAGGGATTACGCTTTGTTTTGCAGCAGATCCAG ATTCTGAAGAAGGAAATCAGCAAATCTCGTTTGAAACTCTTGGAGCCACTTCTCAAGGGACCTGCTGGTCTGGAATATCTGAAGAAGTCATTTTCCAGCCGGTATGGTTCCCCAGACCAAGCTGCTTCCTCTCTGCCGTTGACAAAGCGTTGGCTTTTTAGTGTTAGTGGAGAGGCGGAGAAGGAGTGGGATGAACATAAAGATGCTCTTTCTGCTGTCACAAATAACAACCCTGGATCATCAGGCCTCCCTTCAACCACCATGCGAACTGGGGGCAATGTCCCCTCTGTCTCAAAAGGCAATGCCCCTTCGTCGGCATTTCCAG GTATTGAACTGTCAGAGTGCAAAGGAGAAACTGTGGATCTTCTTGTTCGTCTTGGCCTCTTAAAAATGGTGAGCGAAATTGGGGGTCTTACTTTAGAAACTATCCCCGAAACATTTCAACTCAACCTCACCAGGCTGAGAGCTATTCAATCCCAAATCCAGAAAATCATTCTAGTCTCCATCAG TGTGTTGATCCTTCAGCAAACACTTGCAAGCCATAAAGCATCTGACGTGGAGACCATTACATGGACCTGCATTAACCGACTCTACGAGATGTTAGATGCGAAACCCGATGCGGGTCTTTCAGAAATCATGGAAACATTCTCCGAGCTTCTTGATTCTGGCGATGCAGAGACGAAGAAACAAGTGATTGCAAACATGCTTGTGAAAAGCCTACAGGCGGGAGACCCAGTGTTCACACGTGTGTCACAGACCATATACCTAGCGACACGAGCCGCAGTTATGGCGGGTAACAACACGAAGAGAAAGCAATTGGTGGAAACAATGCTAAGAAGAATCGGAGCAGCTTCTCTCTCGGACAAGGTGATAGAGGTTTCAGACATTCTGGTTCTTGTGGCGAACGTTTCGCGTAGTGTCCATGGATTGTGGTACGAGGAATTGCTGAAGAAACCGAATTTTAATTGA
- the LOC103838833 gene encoding uncharacterized protein LOC103838833 isoform X1, producing MTEPERLGGISLSFPANEDDSATASSPKTLPRRLRRRLLEPKSPVSAEEIDSKLRDADLRRQHYYESLSTKARPKTRSPRSAPIEELSQRLQSKLNAAQQKRLSILEKDLARLAKLDEARQAAKNGLLRRVEKQRDELETKVEERVQKAEKNRMLLFKAMAQRRAAKRQRAAQSLMQRAIQDNRYKESVRAAIYQKRAAAESKRMGILEAERRRANTRLRQVFGAASSVQSLKEAERRKMKDRLEERLQRAKKLKAQYLRRRRGLDGARQRSETMRKKQAHLVRMFERCWRRFAKYKKSTIVLARAYRDLGIDAKSIESVPFEQLAIQMNSVAVIRTVKELLDRLEIRLTLSQGSTVKNINHLLKHIVPPARRGNSPSSVSQSEQRSPNFKKMGHENLKKIARYPARIFLCAYMIKQHPDAIFRGRGEHEIALVDSATSLIREFELLVKIILDGPGDNVSVLTPGPKKFKSQLEAFDETWCSYLEGFVVWKINDAKLLENELAKTQKPELPEGSKHTSLNQKPLKVSSPTVRAILTETDGGGVGESKASADSLGQSSSSPGSSSSSPSLNSAGIEGISPPNVTGLDATLASENEVIVNEIVHENSSTFADSFDAGTGDLNNLQVKVKETMEKAFWDGVMESMKQSQPDFSWVIKLMNEVRDELCEISPKDWRQEIVQTIDTDVLSQLLAAGNVDMGYLGNILEFSLGILLKLSAPANEEEIRSTHHKLMTELGEIVPTEDQSNSSYAVLMVKGLRFVLQQIQILKKEISKSRLKLLEPLLKGPAGLEYLKKSFSSRYGSPDQAASSLPLTKRWLFSVSGEAEKEWDEHKDALSAVTNNNPGSSGLPSTTMRTGGNVPSVSKGNAPSSAFPGIELSECKGETVDLLVRLGLLKMVSEIGGLTLETIPETFQLNLTRLRAIQSQIQKIILVSISVLILQQTLASHKASDVETITWTCINRLYEMLDAKPDAGLSEIMETFSELLDSGDAETKKQVIANMLVKSLQAGDPVFTRVSQTIYLATRAAVMAGNNTKRKQLVETMLRRIGAASLSDKVIEVSDILVLVANVSRSVHGLWYEELLKKPNFN from the exons ATGACAGAACCAGAACGATTAGGAGGAATCTCCCTGAGTTTTCCTGCGAACGAAGATGATTCCGCGACGGCCTCATCTCCAAAGACTCTTCCCCGGAGGCTCCGCCGCCGTCTTCTCGAGCCGAAAAGCCCCGTCTCCGCCGAAGAGATCGATTCCAAACTCAGAGATGCTGATCTCCGTCGTCAG CATTACTATGAATCACTGTCGACCAAGGCACGACCTAAGACTAGAAGCCCGAGATCGGCACCTATTGAGGAGCTTAGCCAACGACTCCAATCAAAGCTTAATGCTGCTCAACAAAAGAG GTTAAGCATTCTGGAGAAGGATTTAGCTCGTTTAGCGAAGCTAGATGAAGCAAGGCAAGCTGCAAAGAACGGGCTTCTGCGAAGAGTTGAGAAGCAGCGTGATGAGTTGGAGACCAAGGTTGAAGAAAGGGTTCAAAAAGCTGAGAAGAACAGGATGCTTCTGTTTAAAGCCATGGCCCAAAGGCGAGCGGCTAAGAGACAGCGTGCTGCACAGAGCTTGATGCAGAGAGCCATTCAGGATAATAGGTACAAGGAGAGTGTGCGTGCGGCTATTTATCAGAAAAGAGCAGCTGCGGAGAGTAAACGGATGGGGATTCTTGAAGCCGAGAGGAGGAGAGCCAACACGAGGTTGAGACAGGTTTTTGGAGCTGCTAGTTCTGTGCAGAGTCTAAAGGAAGCTGAAAGAAGGAAAATGAAGGATCGTTTAGAAGAACGACTTCAAAGG GCCAAGAAGCTGAAAGCACAGTATCTGAGGCGAAGGAGAGGCCTTGACGGTGCACGTCAGAGATCAGAAACAATGCGAAAGAAGCAAGCACACCTTGTGAGGATGTTTGAAAG GTGCTGGAGGAGATTTGCAAAGTACAAGAAATCTACTATTGTCTTGGCTAGAGCCTATCGTGATCTGGGGATTGATGCAAAGTCGATTGAGTCAGTGCCGTTTGAGCAGTTGGCCATTCAGATGAACTCTGTTGCTGTAATTCGAACAGTGAAAGAGCTGCTTGATCGTTTGGAGATCCGACTCACTCTATCTCAGGGATCTACTGTGAAGAATATTAATCATCTTCTTAAGCATATCGTTCCACCAGCTCGAAGAGGAAACTCGCCTAGTTCTGTAAGTCAAAGCGAGCAAAGGTCACCTAATTTCAAGAAGATGGGACATGAAAATCTCAAAAAGATTGCGAGATACCCTGCTAGAATATTTCTTTGTGCCTACATGATCAAACAACATCCAGATGCAATTTTTAGAGGAAGAGGTGAACATGAAATTGCGCTGGTGGATTCTGCAACCTCTCTTATTCGAGAGTTTGAATTGTTAGTGAAGATTATATTGGACGGACCAGGCGACAATGTATCTGTATTAACTCCAGGTCCAAAAAAGTTCAAATCTCAGTTAGAAGCATTTGATGAAACTTGGTGCTCTTACCTGGAAGGATTTGTTGTTTGGAAGATTAACGATGCTAAGCTCTTAGAAAACGAGTTAGCCAAAACTCAAAAGCCAGAGCTCCCTGAGGGGTCCAAACACACTTCTTTAAATCAGAAGCCG CTGAAGGTATCGTCTCCAACTGTTCGGGCCATACTCACCGAAACTGATGGTGGTGGAGTAGGAGAATCTAAAGCATCTGCAGATTCGCTTGGTCAATCTTCATCTTCTCCTGGGTCATCGAGTTCTTCTCCGTCTTTGAACTCTG CAGGAATTGAGGGCATCTCTCCTCCAAATGTGACAGGTTTAGATGCAACGTTGGCTAGTGAGAACGAAGTAATCGTAAATGAAATTGTCCATGAAAATAGCAGTACTTTTGCTGATAGCTTCGATGCTGGCACCGGGGATTTAAACAACCTTCAG GTGAAGGTTAAGGAGACAATGGAAAAGGCCTTCTGGGATGGCGTCATGGAGTCCATGAAACAGTCACAGCCAGATTTCAGCTGGGTTATTAAACTCATGAACGAAGTTAGGGATGAACTCTGTGAGATATCTCCCAAAGATTGGAGACAAGAGATTGTTCAAACTATTGATACAGATGTGCTGTCACAG TTACTGGCTGCGGGAAATGTCGACATGGGTTATCTTGGAAATATTCTAGAGTTCTCCCTTGGCATTTTGCTGAAACTCTCGGCTCCAGCTAACGAAGAGGAAATCAGGAGTACGCACCATAAATTAATGACAGAACTTGGAGAGATAGTTCCAACTGAAGACCAGTCCAATTCGTCATATGCAGTTTTAATGGTCAAGGGATTACGCTTTGTTTTGCAGCAGATCCAG ATTCTGAAGAAGGAAATCAGCAAATCTCGTTTGAAACTCTTGGAGCCACTTCTCAAGGGACCTGCTGGTCTGGAATATCTGAAGAAGTCATTTTCCAGCCGGTATGGTTCCCCAGACCAAGCTGCTTCCTCTCTGCCGTTGACAAAGCGTTGGCTTTTTAGTGTTAGTGGAGAGGCGGAGAAGGAGTGGGATGAACATAAAGATGCTCTTTCTGCTGTCACAAATAACAACCCTGGATCATCAGGCCTCCCTTCAACCACCATGCGAACTGGGGGCAATGTCCCCTCTGTCTCAAAAGGCAATGCCCCTTCGTCGGCATTTCCAG GTATTGAACTGTCAGAGTGCAAAGGAGAAACTGTGGATCTTCTTGTTCGTCTTGGCCTCTTAAAAATGGTGAGCGAAATTGGGGGTCTTACTTTAGAAACTATCCCCGAAACATTTCAACTCAACCTCACCAGGCTGAGAGCTATTCAATCCCAAATCCAGAAAATCATTCTAGTCTCCATCAG TGTGTTGATCCTTCAGCAAACACTTGCAAGCCATAAAGCATCTGACGTGGAGACCATTACATGGACCTGCATTAACCGACTCTACGAGATGTTAGATGCGAAACCCGATGCGGGTCTTTCAGAAATCATGGAAACATTCTCCGAGCTTCTTGATTCTGGCGATGCAGAGACGAAGAAACAAGTGATTGCAAACATGCTTGTGAAAAGCCTACAGGCGGGAGACCCAGTGTTCACACGTGTGTCACAGACCATATACCTAGCGACACGAGCCGCAGTTATGGCGGGTAACAACACGAAGAGAAAGCAATTGGTGGAAACAATGCTAAGAAGAATCGGAGCAGCTTCTCTCTCGGACAAGGTGATAGAGGTTTCAGACATTCTGGTTCTTGTGGCGAACGTTTCGCGTAGTGTCCATGGATTGTGGTACGAGGAATTGCTGAAGAAACCGAATTTTAATTGA
- the LOC103838865 gene encoding uncharacterized protein LOC103838865, whose amino-acid sequence MMPYSFQPPLYSSTSTGSENVPNVGTIEFPGFSTQTTHEGINGVHEITPNPEDSTTTRRKNPKWTTTQNLVLLGGWIKYETDIVVGRNQKSESYWGNIVEYCKWTYWSFVQESKRWSKNDVLAKAHELYSSDSVGPSAGPMGRDATNNKDLKKKVKVQLWNRLTKNGMNSNNSRRKSWNN is encoded by the exons ATGATGCCATATTCATTTCAACCACCTCTTTATTCTTCTACTTCCACGGGTAGTGAAAATGTTCCAAATGTTGGAACAATTGAATTTCCTGGATTTTCTACACAAACAACTCATGAAGGCATAAACGGTGTTCATGAAATCACTCCCAATCCAGAGGATTCAACTACAACTCGCCGGAAAAACCCCAAATGGACTACTACACAAAATCTGGTGCTGCTCGGTGGATGGATTAAATATGAAACGGATATCGTTGTTGGCAGAAACCAAAAAAGTGAATCATATTGGGGAAACATTGTTGAGTACTGTAAGTGGACATATTGGAGCTTCGTGCAGGAAT CAAAGCGGTGGTCAAAGAATGATGTTTTAGCTAAAGCGCACGAACTATACTCAAGTG ATTCTGTAGGACCGAGTGCAGGTCCAATGGGGAGGGATGCAACTAATaacaaagatttaaaaaaaaaagtaaaggtGCAGCTTTGGAATCGGTTAACGAAGAATGGAATGAATTCAAACAATTCAAGAAGAAAGAGTTGGAACAATTGA